A section of the Cydia splendana chromosome 1, ilCydSple1.2, whole genome shotgun sequence genome encodes:
- the LOC134790769 gene encoding uncharacterized protein LOC134790769 isoform X2: MEGGRRQLRLLGRLLGKLRGGNNTFEQRLSTSSGVMLPSTISNSESTMTDDEDAAPSVTSSRNPLGANIDLRYSGQCLTPEQLPEFCNQLHHLVEVIRNIQSYGKITGEYPSELEKRLEEEARELAALAAEARNARDVVTRTRAQRRAVRAQKKQLIAHLNSLKETETRELENSIRLADRKFYLTWEALKDSTDPSALDPLLEEVKTKQTALDNLVRLIECRRSSLTRSASPPTLFAGADKSDDQSSAAGKKRFDGSKRAIRRKRAREPRSVPLSGEPSRHGPQLQDSESTRYSVGSAAAVALPPVELPSRGSYRDIIFFTVN; this comes from the exons ATGGAGGGTGGGAGGAGGCAATTGCGTCTGCTGGGTCGACTACTGGGGAAACTGCGCGGCGGTAACAACACGTTTGAACAACGGCTTTCCACTTCTAGCGG GGTTATGCTCCCAAGTACCATCAGCAACAGCGAGAGCACGATGACCGACGACGAAGACGCAGCGCCCTCTGTTACTTCCTCACGGAATCCTCTTGGCGCTAACATCGATTTGAG ATACAGCGGGCAATGCCTGACGCCGGAGCAACTACCCGAATTCTGCAACCAACTACACCATCTAGTCGAGGTGATAAGAAACATCCAGTCTTATGGGAAAATCACTGGCGAATATCCAAG TGAACTTGAGAAGCGTTTAGAAGAGGAGGCGCGCGAACTTGCCGCGCTGGCGGCGGAGGCGCGTAACGCACGCGACGTGGTGACGCGTACGCGCGCCCAGCGCCGCGCTGTTCGCGCACAGAAAAAGCAGCTCATTGCGCACCTCAACAGCCTCAAGGAAACTG AAACACGCGAACTGGAAAATTCCATTCGACTGGCGGACCGAAAATTTTATTTGACTTGGGAAGCCCTCAAAGATTCTACCGACCCGTCTGCCTTGGACCCTTTGTTGGAAGAAGTTAAG ACCAAACAAACAGCTTTGGATAACCTGGTGCGTTTGATAGAGTGCCGGCGGTCGTCCCTAACTCGAAGTGCCTCACCGCCTACGCTGTTCGCAGGAGCCGATAAGTCAGATG ACCAGTCGAGTGCCGCAGGCAAGAAGCGTTTCGACGGTTCCAAACGGGCCATCAGAAGAAAGCGGGCGCGCGAGCCGCGATCGGTGCCTTTATCGGGCGAACCTAGCAGACATGGGCCGCAGCTGCAG GATTCTGAGAGCACCCGCTACAGTGTGGGCAGCGCCGCGGCGGTGGCGCTGCCACCCGTCGAACTGCCTTCCCGCGGAAGCTACCGGGATATTATCTTCTTCACGGTCAACTGA
- the LOC134790769 gene encoding uncharacterized protein LOC134790769 isoform X1: protein MEGGRRQLRLLGRLLGKLRGGNNTFEQRLSTSSGVMLPSTISNSESTMTDDEDAAPSVTSSRNPLGANIDLRYSGQCLTPEQLPEFCNQLHHLVEVIRNIQSYGKITGEYPSELEKRLEEEARELAALAAEARNARDVVTRTRAQRRAVRAQKKQLIAHLNSLKETETRELENSIRLADRKFYLTWEALKDSTDPSALDPLLEEVKTKQTALDNLVRLIECRRSSLTRSASPPTLFAGADKSDGSYRKPTGLILTRDQARPAHSTEAPDDQSSAAGKKRFDGSKRAIRRKRAREPRSVPLSGEPSRHGPQLQDSESTRYSVGSAAAVALPPVELPSRGSYRDIIFFTVN, encoded by the exons ATGGAGGGTGGGAGGAGGCAATTGCGTCTGCTGGGTCGACTACTGGGGAAACTGCGCGGCGGTAACAACACGTTTGAACAACGGCTTTCCACTTCTAGCGG GGTTATGCTCCCAAGTACCATCAGCAACAGCGAGAGCACGATGACCGACGACGAAGACGCAGCGCCCTCTGTTACTTCCTCACGGAATCCTCTTGGCGCTAACATCGATTTGAG ATACAGCGGGCAATGCCTGACGCCGGAGCAACTACCCGAATTCTGCAACCAACTACACCATCTAGTCGAGGTGATAAGAAACATCCAGTCTTATGGGAAAATCACTGGCGAATATCCAAG TGAACTTGAGAAGCGTTTAGAAGAGGAGGCGCGCGAACTTGCCGCGCTGGCGGCGGAGGCGCGTAACGCACGCGACGTGGTGACGCGTACGCGCGCCCAGCGCCGCGCTGTTCGCGCACAGAAAAAGCAGCTCATTGCGCACCTCAACAGCCTCAAGGAAACTG AAACACGCGAACTGGAAAATTCCATTCGACTGGCGGACCGAAAATTTTATTTGACTTGGGAAGCCCTCAAAGATTCTACCGACCCGTCTGCCTTGGACCCTTTGTTGGAAGAAGTTAAG ACCAAACAAACAGCTTTGGATAACCTGGTGCGTTTGATAGAGTGCCGGCGGTCGTCCCTAACTCGAAGTGCCTCACCGCCTACGCTGTTCGCAGGAGCCGATAAGTCAGATGGTTCGTACAGAAAACCCACTGGTCTAATACTGACACGCGACCAGGCGAGACCAGCTCATTCAACGGAGGCGCCCGACG ACCAGTCGAGTGCCGCAGGCAAGAAGCGTTTCGACGGTTCCAAACGGGCCATCAGAAGAAAGCGGGCGCGCGAGCCGCGATCGGTGCCTTTATCGGGCGAACCTAGCAGACATGGGCCGCAGCTGCAG GATTCTGAGAGCACCCGCTACAGTGTGGGCAGCGCCGCGGCGGTGGCGCTGCCACCCGTCGAACTGCCTTCCCGCGGAAGCTACCGGGATATTATCTTCTTCACGGTCAACTGA
- the LOC134796333 gene encoding uncharacterized protein LOC134796333 → MKFVIVLAVAIFAFAAVQSAPVPDDKPVDAPPAPPAAAPAAPEAAPRSASETTAVPAVSADPNGKPKEVQQRRRRVLRNRRSPRVADKYTTQTTSKDPVQVVYYG, encoded by the exons ATGAAGTTCGTGATTGTCCTCGCCGTAGCCATATTCGCTTTTGCTGCTGTtcag TCGGCACCAGTACCCGATGACAAGCCCGTAGACGCCCCACCTGCCCCGCCGGCCGCCGCCCCAGCCGCGCCGGAGGCTGCTCCGCGCTCTGCGTCGGAGACAACGGCGGTTCCCGCGGTAAGCGCCGATCCTAATGG AAAGCCGAAGGAAGTTCAGCAGCGCCGACGACGCGTCCTCCGCAATAGAAGAAGCCCGAGGGTAGCTGACAAGTACACGACTCAAACAACTTCTAAAGATCCCGTCCAAGTCGTTTACTATGGGTGA
- the LOC134790787 gene encoding skin secretory protein xP2 — MTSVPFNVGLGDDNRASSRVLRPPGGGHTDIFGGDPEPPRGRRQNPAAAYATSLGEHQPHNGNAPAQNGQETPAPAPTPEAQPKTEAPASEPAKPEPVAAAQPAPEPPKRVRVPPGGFSSGLW; from the exons ATGACTTCAGTACCGTTCAACGTTGGCCTCGGTGACGACAACCGTGCATCCAGCAGGGTGCTCCGCCCCCCGGGCGGCGGACATACTGACATTTTCGGAGGGGACCCGGAGCCGCCGCGTGGCCGTCGCCAGAATCCTGCCGCTGCATATGCAACAT CTCTTGGCGAGCATCAGCCCCATAATGGCAACGCTCCGGCTCAGAATGGGCAAGAAACTCCAGCGCCAGCCCCAACTCCCGAAGCTCAACCCAAGACTGAAGCGCCGGCCTCCGAGCCAGCGAAGCCGGAGCCCGTGGCGGCGGCCCAGCCGGCCCCGGAGCCTCCGAAGCGTGTCCGCGTGCCCCCGGGCGGCTTCTCCTCCGGGCTCTGGTAA